A stretch of the Conger conger chromosome 3, fConCon1.1, whole genome shotgun sequence genome encodes the following:
- the LOC133123901 gene encoding Kv channel-interacting protein 1 isoform X2, which yields MGLVVGTFSMQTKQVNYRKDKVDDELEMTMVCHRPEGLEQLEAQTKFTKRELQRLYRGFKNECPSGVVNEETFKQIYAQFFPHGDASAYAHYLFNAFDSTQNGSIKFEDFVTALSTLLRGSVREKLEWTFNLYDINKDGHINKEEMTHIVKAIYDMMGKYTYPALKVDVPRQHVETFFQKMDKNKDGVVTLEEFILSCQEDENIMQSLRLFENVM from the exons ATAAGGTCGATGATGAGCTGGAGATGACCATGGTGTGTCACCGACCAGAAGGGCTGGAGCAGCTAGAAGCCCAGACCAAGTTCACCAAACGAGAGCTGCAGAGATTGTACCGTGGCTTCAAGAAT GAGTGTCCAAGTGGAGTGGTGAATGAGGAGACTTTTAAACAGATATACGCACAGTTCTTCCCCCATGGAG ATGCCAGCGCCTATGCACATTATCTGTTCAACGCTTTTGATTCGACACAAAATGGCTCTATCAAGTTTGAG gACTTTGTGACGGCTCTGTCCACCCTGCTGCGGGGCTCAGTCAGAGAGAAGCTGGAGTGGACGTTCAACCTGTACGATATCAACAAAGACGGCCACATCAACAAggag GAAATGACCCACATTGTCAAAGCCATCTATGACATGATGGGGAAGTACACCTACCCTGCCCTGAAAGTAGACGTCCCCAGACAACACGTGGAGACCTTCTTCCAG AAAATGGACAAGAATAAAGATGGAGTCGTCACTTTGGAAGAATTCATTTTATCATGCCAGGAA GATGAGAACATCATGCAGTCCCTCCGGCTGTTTGagaatgtaatgtga
- the LOC133123901 gene encoding Kv channel-interacting protein 1 isoform X3 — MTMVCHRPEGLEQLEAQTKFTKRELQRLYRGFKNECPSGVVNEETFKQIYAQFFPHGDASAYAHYLFNAFDSTQNGSIKFEDFVTALSTLLRGSVREKLEWTFNLYDINKDGHINKEEMTHIVKAIYDMMGKYTYPALKVDVPRQHVETFFQKMDKNKDGVVTLEEFILSCQEDENIMQSLRLFENVM; from the exons ATGACCATGGTGTGTCACCGACCAGAAGGGCTGGAGCAGCTAGAAGCCCAGACCAAGTTCACCAAACGAGAGCTGCAGAGATTGTACCGTGGCTTCAAGAAT GAGTGTCCAAGTGGAGTGGTGAATGAGGAGACTTTTAAACAGATATACGCACAGTTCTTCCCCCATGGAG ATGCCAGCGCCTATGCACATTATCTGTTCAACGCTTTTGATTCGACACAAAATGGCTCTATCAAGTTTGAG gACTTTGTGACGGCTCTGTCCACCCTGCTGCGGGGCTCAGTCAGAGAGAAGCTGGAGTGGACGTTCAACCTGTACGATATCAACAAAGACGGCCACATCAACAAggag GAAATGACCCACATTGTCAAAGCCATCTATGACATGATGGGGAAGTACACCTACCCTGCCCTGAAAGTAGACGTCCCCAGACAACACGTGGAGACCTTCTTCCAG AAAATGGACAAGAATAAAGATGGAGTCGTCACTTTGGAAGAATTCATTTTATCATGCCAGGAA GATGAGAACATCATGCAGTCCCTCCGGCTGTTTGagaatgtaatgtga
- the LOC133123901 gene encoding Kv channel-interacting protein 1 isoform X1 yields the protein MGAVVGTLTMQTKQRAMSRDKVDDELEMTMVCHRPEGLEQLEAQTKFTKRELQRLYRGFKNECPSGVVNEETFKQIYAQFFPHGDASAYAHYLFNAFDSTQNGSIKFEDFVTALSTLLRGSVREKLEWTFNLYDINKDGHINKEEMTHIVKAIYDMMGKYTYPALKVDVPRQHVETFFQKMDKNKDGVVTLEEFILSCQEDENIMQSLRLFENVM from the exons ATGGGCGCAGTGGTGGGAACGCTGACCATGCAGACCAAGCAGAGAGCGATGTCCAGAG ATAAGGTCGATGATGAGCTGGAGATGACCATGGTGTGTCACCGACCAGAAGGGCTGGAGCAGCTAGAAGCCCAGACCAAGTTCACCAAACGAGAGCTGCAGAGATTGTACCGTGGCTTCAAGAAT GAGTGTCCAAGTGGAGTGGTGAATGAGGAGACTTTTAAACAGATATACGCACAGTTCTTCCCCCATGGAG ATGCCAGCGCCTATGCACATTATCTGTTCAACGCTTTTGATTCGACACAAAATGGCTCTATCAAGTTTGAG gACTTTGTGACGGCTCTGTCCACCCTGCTGCGGGGCTCAGTCAGAGAGAAGCTGGAGTGGACGTTCAACCTGTACGATATCAACAAAGACGGCCACATCAACAAggag GAAATGACCCACATTGTCAAAGCCATCTATGACATGATGGGGAAGTACACCTACCCTGCCCTGAAAGTAGACGTCCCCAGACAACACGTGGAGACCTTCTTCCAG AAAATGGACAAGAATAAAGATGGAGTCGTCACTTTGGAAGAATTCATTTTATCATGCCAGGAA GATGAGAACATCATGCAGTCCCTCCGGCTGTTTGagaatgtaatgtga